The DNA region CGCGGAAATCCGGAATCCCTGCCGACGTGCTGATCCCAGCCCCTGTGTGGAGGACAACGTGACCGGATTTCTTGATCAAATCAACCAGCTCCTGGCACTTTTCGGCCACAATCTCATCGCTGTCGAAACTCTCTGGTGCTCCCAGGATTCCCTTGTTGTCGTAGGCTGACAATCCATCCGCGTAGTTGCAGCTCATGGTTTGGTATAGGTTTTATCTTCCTTAAAAGCTTAAATTATAGCTCTTTGACactaatttgtttatattttgtacGGGTGAGGAGTCCATCGAGAATTCATTGTTTATAATATGACCGTATCCTCAACGCTGCAAAATACTTTCGACCGCGCCAAATTACACCACACACTACAagaaaagtatatataaaataagttttgtagtttgcttaaaattaaaaaaaaaatcattaaaaacattaatcaCTGTTATATTAAGTATGTTTGCCTAAGGACGTTTTAGCTTTCTTTAGCCTTCAACTTtgttaaacataaatataccATACATAATAGAAATGTAAAGAAGTGTTACCtcgaaatatttgttaattcattttaaacagttattataaattattttattatcgACCTTTTGGTTCAGTGTACCGAAACGCTGAGCACACATGCTTGGATTTTCCACTCGCACGGTCACACTGTAACCCCGCGCGGCCGACGAAACAAAGTGTGCTTCTATTTTGCAATCGAATCGCCGGCAGGAAAACAAATTTCGTCCAGGGCAACGAAACAATAGCTTGTTTGATCGTTGTAACGCTTGAGTTCACATTACCTCACCCTCGGGCGAAGAACAGCTGAAACCGGAAACGGGTCAGAGTATCAGAGCATCAGCAAGGACACGGATTCAGAGGAGCCATGAAGATCGAGGAAGTCAAGAGCACCGTGCGCACCCAGCGCATCGCAGCCCACAGCCACGTGAAGGGATTGGGTCTGGACGAGGTGGGAGCTGCCGTGCACAGTGCAGCCGGATTGGTGGGTCAGAAGGCGGCACGCGAGGCAGCCGGCATTGTGGTGGACCTCATCAAATCGAAGAAGATGGCCGGAAGAGCCCTTTTGCTGGCCGGACCACCGGGCACTGGCAAAACCGCCATTGCTCTGGCCATTGCCCAGGAGCTGGGCAACAAGGTGCCCTTCTGTCCCATGGTCGGATCGGAGGTATTCAGCAATGAGATCAAGAAGACCGAGGTGCTGATGGAGAACTTCCGGCGCTCCATCGGTCTGCGCATCCGTGAGACCAAGGAGGTGTACGAGGGCGAGGTTACGGAACTCACTCCCGTGGAAACCGAGAATCCCATGGGCGGCTATGGCAAGACCATCAGCAATGTGGTCATTGGCTTGAAGACAGCCAAGGGAACCAAACAACTCAAACTAGATCCCAGCATCTTTGATGCCTTGCAAAAGGAAAAGGTGGAGGTGGGCGATGTCATCTACATAGAGGCCAACAGTGGTGCCGTGAAGCGCCAGGGTCGCAGCGACACCTTTGCTACAGAGTTTGATCTCGAAACCGAGGAGTATGTGCCGCTGCCCAAGGGCGATGTGCACAAGAAGAAGGAGGTTATCCAGGATGTTACTCTGCACGATCTGGATGTGGCCAATGCTCGTCCACAGGGCGGCCAGGATGTGCTCTCCATGATGGGCCAACTCATGAAGCcgaaaaaaactgaaatcaCTGGTAAGAAAGTGTGTTTCCTATTTTATTCTAATTTActaattctatttttttgatGAGCAGACAAACTACGCATGGAGATCAACAAGGTGGTAAACAAGTACATTGACCAGGGCATAGCCGAACTGGTTCCCGGAGTCCTCTTCATCGACGAGATTCACATGCTCGATCTGGAGACCTTTACCTACCTACACAAGTCGCTGGAATCTCCCATTGCCCCAATTGTGATTTTTGCCACCAATCGCGGACGCTGTGTTATTCGGTAAGAAATATTGCGCTAGTAAGATTCGGACAGACTTCGattgttttcattaattaCCAGCCAATTATGTATATGGTACCTTGCAGTTGTATTCAAGAGGACCGAATTCTTATTTGTCCCTACacattattaattaaagttCCCCTTCTCCAGTGGCACCACCGACATAGTTTCGCCGCACGGAATTCCGCTGGATCTGCTCGATCGTTTGCTGATCATCCGCACACTCCTCTACTCCACTGCCGACATGGAGCAGATTATCAAGCTGCGCGCCCAGACCGAGGGActgcagctggaggagaaTGCCTTTGCGCGTCTCAGTGAGATTGGAACCAGCTCCACGCTGCGCTACGCCGTCCAGCTGTTGACTCCGGCCCATCAGATGTGCAAGGTGAACGGACGCAACCAGATCAGCAAGGAGGATATCGAGGATGTGCACTCGCTCTTCCTTGACGCCAAGCGCTCTTCGAAGCATTTGTCCGAAAAGAACAATAAGTTTATGTTGTAAGTTTGACGATTCCAGCTGAATTGTAATTCCATTTGCACGGATTTCCCAGTAAAAGAAAAGAATGATAAGCAAGTTTATTGTATTTACTTGGTCTTGGGAGAAAATTCAAAAGATTCCAAAAATTCCGCTTCATATTTTGAGATGAAAAATGTGTGCACACTGCAACTGAAAATAAATCGATAAGATTTGGTGGGTGTATTAGCTAGATTAGGGTGAATCGTGAACTCTTGCAGTCTTTTCTTAAATGAAAGATACCTTTGGGAGTTTGGAGATTGAATCTTTTTTCATTCGGTTGTTTGattgtaatattattatttaagttttcaaaAGCCCTGACACTATGCAATCGCCGCGATATGGCAACTCCCTCACGCGCCACCTTGCATTTTTTCCACCCTGCGACAACAGCTGTGCGCGTTGTTTGGCCAACAATTCCAATTGGTGGTGAGTTCAGTTACTCAACGAGCGTCGAGCTGCGCACTGCCCCAAAATAAATAGCCAGAAAGCTCCGCTGAAGTGCATGCAGTAAATAGTATATTTAACGATTCGATTCGCGGCGTGGgcgtcttcttcttcctcgGCCCGTTCCCCTCGCGTCTCTCATTTTGCCTCTCGCTCGCTCCAACAACGCCGGCAACTGCActtggtgtgcgtgtgtgtgtgtaagtgtgagtgcgtgtgtggTTTTCCGAAAGAATGTGAAATCATAATAAAAGTCGcgatttgttgttgctattcGGCGCAATTAGCCACTATTTAACGCACATGTGTGTGCTTCGAGCTTATTTGTGTGTGAACAAAGCCAAGAATCTCCCTTTGGCGGAAATAAATGCAATCCTGATGGCAGGATCAAGGTAAAATGGAAACATTTGGGATCTATTGCATGAATGAACCAATGTTAAAGAAGCagcacaagcagcagcagcaacaacaacacagcgGCAGCTAggagagcgaaagagagcgaaggcaaacaaacgaaaatacaacaataaaaaagaaggaacaacaacaaaaggtaagtgcgtgtgcgtgagatggcgtgtgtgtgtgtgtgggacaGGAGGCCGCACCTCCCAATCAGAAAATTAGTGCTGTGTGGGTGCGCGTTACACTTTTtgtacttatttttttttggcctaactgttattattatttaagtaGCACGAACGAGGGAATTACataatttcggttttttttgtgtctcTTTTGAGGCTCCAAATAGAAAGCGAAAGTATTCTTATGGGAACGCAccagcgtgtgtgtgtgtgtgtttgttttatttatgaatggTGATTATGAGACTTGATAATTAATTGCCAGCATACGTCgtgatttgatttttgtgcGTTAACCAGTTGAGCGGCTGCCTGTCTCTTTTGCACCCACAGCTGGTCATAAATCAAATAAGAATTTCACGCCACACAAATgaaaagcaacaaacaaaagagaCGAAGCGATGAACTCCCTCGCTCTGATCAGAACgggaaaaagaagaagcagcagcatttGCAGCTGCGCCAAGCGATCATTTTCGCATACTTTttcataatttgtttttgccaaGCCATTTTTAATGTGAAAATCTTGCGGGCGAAAATTGGTCGCcgcagttggccaaaaacatAATACATAAACAACACATTTTATGAGACGCCGGCGGCGGCGCAATTacacaaaaagaaatgaatcaatttatattttaaattaggTGTAAATTGTATGTCTAAATCATTGCGCATGAgtgtttaaaattatatattttattatcgAGAATAATAGCTTTGTATAATGTGCTCATTTAAAtcttaaatattaatttttttctgtggAGCGAATTCGCCCACGAGCCAGTATATCTTTATTTCTGAtgctctctctttctcacGCGATCGTTGCCAAATTTCAATTCACGCCCGCTGTTTTTGGCCCTACACTGCGGAAGATCCGTTAACTGGTTCGAGTCTGATTGGATTTTATGTAATTTAGTAGCACAGTGGTGTTTCGATACAATGAATGGGAAAACATAAAGATTTAtacaatttcaaatatttggaTATACGTACTTCAGcgttataaaaattatatttttctttttaaaagaaatttttcattaaaatgcataaacaTCACCCTGTGATCAGCACCATATTTCCGTTCCGCCGCGTcttatttcaaaaatattttatgccgGCCAAAAAGGCCaatacaaatacacacacgAAATACAGCAGAAAAACGACTTGAGCGTGTCGGTGTTGACGTTAATGAACTACAACAAAAATTATGTATGTACGTTTTGTAGACGGCAGCAAACAggcaacaaaacaacaactacaTTTTACCGCAGTTCCTTTGTTGTTTCTGCGCTTTGGCTTTTGGTAAcgatttttttcttttttgaacTGACTCTGGCTATAAGGCAAATTTATGTTTGTCCATTTGGTTGCAATTAGTTTATGAAGTCCACTGCGCGgtgtaatataaatatatactacATATAATGAATATGTAGTTGTCGATGTTTCCCTGGTGCAGCGAAACGTAACGCTTGTGGGCACCGAGTTCAATACCCAATAgataaattatgttttttgaataatttaatttaattaataaaaggTAATAAAAGTAACATAGTTTTTTCAGtaataatttcttttaaatctGGTGCGCCTTTTTAAAAAGATTACTGAATTCAATACTCTTTGGTTATTGATAGTTAAGTGTTAAGTTTTCTGAGTTTTCACTTTACTACGCTAAGCTACTTAACGTCATATCCTCCACTCTTGGTTATTTATTGTCAGTTGCGGCCGTTGCTGTGTcgacatttttgcatttcactGCAAAGCGCATTAATACAGTAGTACTTCAGTATAGGAAAGCCATTTAAAGATTTCAAGTTAAATCTTACTTAAgagtatacatacatatataatataatacatatataatatagtaAACTGCACATAAAGAATAAGTTTTTAAGAATTACCCACAGTAATGCAACCGTCAGGCTACAGCGAATaattgtagcatacttttgaaCTCCCTTTTAATTGGTTTCAGACCTCTTAGTGTGAAATTTCCCAGAAGTCACCTCCGTTGGTTCGGCTCTGTAGTTTTCATTTCTGCTTTATGCTCTCTTGTAATTGTTTGCCCTTCGCAAGGTTGTTCCCACTGTGCGTGGGCGGTtcgaagggggcgtggcggtggtggtggtggtggtggtgtgggCGTGAGCtgcggcagtggcagcggttttctaaaaaacattttgttgggctgccaaacaaaagcaacagctgCGTTCTGCTTTGGCCGCTGCTTTCGGGCCTTTGTGAATGTGCAGCAAACAGCCTTGTAAGCGCCACCCACACAAAGAGGCGGACCACACAAAAAATTGTATGGTCACCAACACTGATGCCGAACACAGCATCTGCACCGTGTAGTTCTGCCATCCAAACGCgcctgtgtgtatgtgtgtgtgagcgtcTGTAGAGGCAACTATGACGTGAGCAGCAGCTGTCAAAGTCGCCCACGCCTCAAGTCGCGCTTTAAAAGCGTCATGTGCTCAGCTGAGCGCGTCTAGCCGCGCTCTCTTTCTTTTCTTGCTACCCTTCTCTTTTGCTCTTTCGGTCTAAAGCTTTGTGCACGTGTGCGTTCGCCGCGCGCTTGAGATTTTCAGCTTTCTAGTTAGCGATTTAAATGTATAACTATATTTTCAAGCATTACATTTCTATACAAATCAATGCCcaatttaaaaacttattttctGAACTAACTTGTCAGCATTTCATAATGAAAGTCTCCTTGGTTTCGGCTCAAAAATCTTTGTAGAGTTATAATATGTATGTCTAAATTAACTCAAGATTATACTTTAAAtgtgtatatttaataatatttattattaaatattaatatttttgttgagatgaaaatttaaaatcggATGCATTTCGATAAGGCAACAGATTCGTTCTTATCGTACCCCACTTTACAGAGTTGTGGCCAAAGGCTCTTGCTCAGttacaattaaaattgcataaaaGAAACGTTTTACCTGCCAGCAATGAACTGGCTTcattcaatttgaaatttttcacCAAATTCATTTGGGGACAACTCctacatgtgtgtgtgggtgtgagtaTGTCTTTCTGAGAATTTCTACTGTATTTGCATTCGTATTCGTTTCATTGCACTTTGGGTCTTCAGTTCGGGCCACATACTAGATACTACACCACAACAATGAGCCATGGCATAATAAACTTTGCCATTTGTGCCTCATCTTGCCTGCCGCTTCTTCATCGCCCCATGTTTGTCTAGGTCTTCTGCCTgtgcttctttttttggttttcttttctaacCTTGTGCCAATAAAATTGAGAAAACAAGCCAAGATCTGCaccgcacacacaaaatgaaaaactagAAATGTTTCTAACACAATTTTCTCCTTGCCTTGCCATTGTGggccaaaagtgtgggcgaaGTGGGGCAAGAggaaagtgtgtgtgtgtgtgtgtgtgttgatGTGCTAGGGAAAATTGAGTGTGTCGAGCGGCATTTAATTTCTTGCTAGTTATTTTGGCTAGACAACGCGGTTACGCCTCAGTTGCACCGCTAGGTGGCGCCAGTCGCCAGTCCGCAGCACGTTCCCAATTAATCGCTCATTTTATCTTCACTTTATCTACGAGCATCCAACTATCAGTTGGCGCTGCTCTGATCAACACCTTCagttcgagtgtgtgtgtgtgagtgtgagtgggCCGCGCCAGGTGAGTGGGCCCGTTAAAAGCACCCCGGTGACTCAACTCAGCTCAACTCACCAAGCGCTCTGCTCTGCTCATTCCATTCTCCTCGGCAAAACGCAGAAAGCCTACGGTCGATCAGAAAGCAGCTGCACTGCAAAACAATATTTCAgaagtttaaaaaatattatattatgattttatatatCACTTTGCAATAGCCAGTACTTATAAGCGAACTACTATTCACAAATGTTAGGTATTTATCATACGAAATTCCAAACATATTTCTTTTCCAACACTCGGAGCTTGGAACCTCTGTTATCAAAAGCATGTATGATAAGATAGGTGATATCTTATAGGTTATGAGTCTCTTAAACCTTAGTTAAACAGGCTACGTCCTCTTTCAATTCAAAGAACGCCCCGAAAATAGTTATGATGATGGTAAAAAGTATCCCCAATCCTTTCAGATCTTAAGATGGGGAAAGTCTTGGCATGCTTTTTTCAGTGCACGGAATTGACTTTCGGTGAATATGTGTGAACATTTGTACGTGCCGATAAGGtggtgtaaatatttgcaaacaaTCGAGCAGCTCACCTGGACTCGCTCATACATAATGTACATACAACCAGTCTCTTTCTTACCTTTTTCCCATTTTGGCCGTGTCATTACTCGCCGAtgttttttgtgctgctgGTGGGGCTGAGTTGCCTAAAAGTCTGCGCTTATCAACGAATTTTCGAGGGGACGTGCGGCGACTCAATTTACTTATTGCCGCACCTTAACCGCCGaagcaacaaatgcagaaaacAAGAGGTGAGAAAGAAGAGCGCCCTGGCGAAAGGCGAAAAATGCATGATTCATGCGCTCGGTATTTCGCTGCGCTGCGCTGCGGAGGCGGCCATATCAACACCTAAGAATATTACTTTTCTATAGAAGAGGTGCTTAGAAAAGGCAGCCAGTTTCTTCTCCAAGTGTAAAGCGATGGGCGGTGGTCTATTAGTGAGTGGGGCAAACTGGTGTGGGTGGCTGGGAATTAAGGGAGCTTTCGGTTTTCCGGCTGCCTGcttgttaattttaattgattttaatttgattt from Drosophila santomea strain STO CAGO 1482 chromosome 3R, Prin_Dsan_1.1, whole genome shotgun sequence includes:
- the LOC120453152 gene encoding ruvB-like helicase 1, which codes for MKIEEVKSTVRTQRIAAHSHVKGLGLDEVGAAVHSAAGLVGQKAAREAAGIVVDLIKSKKMAGRALLLAGPPGTGKTAIALAIAQELGNKVPFCPMVGSEVFSNEIKKTEVLMENFRRSIGLRIRETKEVYEGEVTELTPVETENPMGGYGKTISNVVIGLKTAKGTKQLKLDPSIFDALQKEKVEVGDVIYIEANSGAVKRQGRSDTFATEFDLETEEYVPLPKGDVHKKKEVIQDVTLHDLDVANARPQGGQDVLSMMGQLMKPKKTEITDKLRMEINKVVNKYIDQGIAELVPGVLFIDEIHMLDLETFTYLHKSLESPIAPIVIFATNRGRCVIRGTTDIVSPHGIPLDLLDRLLIIRTLLYSTADMEQIIKLRAQTEGLQLEENAFARLSEIGTSSTLRYAVQLLTPAHQMCKVNGRNQISKEDIEDVHSLFLDAKRSSKHLSEKNNKFML